The following are encoded in a window of Sminthopsis crassicaudata isolate SCR6 chromosome 3, ASM4859323v1, whole genome shotgun sequence genomic DNA:
- the LOC141559938 gene encoding olfactory receptor 56B1-like, whose amino-acid sequence MAPATRLFNGSHFQVKEFILLGLPGIHSWQHWLSLPLAVLYLSSISTNLLIFITIWKQPKLHQPMYQFLSILSVVDIGLATTIMPKILAIFWFDAKAISLPECFAQMYAIHCFIAMESGIFLCMAFDRYVAICHPLHYPTIVTAYSVFKATIFMVLRNGLLVIPVPVLAAQRDYCSSNEIDHCFCSNLGVTSLSCDDRRHNGICQMILSLLIMGGDLTLIILSYALIFSSVMKLNSAEAAYKALSTCSSHLILILFFYTVIVVIFVTHLSGRKYPLIPVLFNVLHNIIPPTLNPIVYAFRTQDLRLGFQKLLLPSKKNK is encoded by the coding sequence ATGGCTCCAGCTACAAGGCTCTTCAATGGCTCCCACTTCCAGGTCAAAGAATTCATTCTTCTGGGGCTTCCTGGAATCCATAGTTGGCAGCATTGGCTCTCTTTACCTTTGGCAGTACTCTACCTCTCCTCCATCAGCACCAATCTGCTCATCTTTATCACCATCTGGAAGCAACCCAAATTACACCAGCCCATGTACCAATTTCTAAGCATTCTGTCTGTTGTGGACATAGGTCTAGCCACCACCATCATGCCCAAGATATTGGCCATCTTCTGGTTTGATGCCAAAGCCATCAGCCTCCCTGAGTGCTTTGCTCAGATGTATGCCATACATTGCTTTATAGCCATGGAGTCAGGAATCTTTCTCTGCATGGCTTTTGACAGATATGTGGCTATTTGCCATCCCCTCCACTATCCCACCATTGTCACAGCCTATTCTGTCTTCAAAGCCACAATATTTATGGTACTCAGAAATGGACTGCTTGTTATCCCAGTACCTGTGCTGGCTGCACAGAGAGACTACTGCTCCTCAAATGAAATAGACCACTGCTTCTGCTCCAACTTGGGGGTCACCAGCCTGTCCTGTGATGACAGGAGGCACAACGGCATTTGTCAGATGATACTGTCTTTGCTGATAATGGGGGGTGACTTAACTCTGATCATCCTTTCCTatgccttgattttctcatctgtgatgAAACTGAATTCTGCAGAAGCTGCATACAAAGCCCTGAGCACCTGTAGCTCCCATCTCATCCTCATCCTTTTCTTCTATACAGTGATTGTTGTAATTTTTGTCACCCACCTGTCAGGAAGAAAGTATCCCCTGATCCCTGTGCTTTTTAATGTGTTGCACAACATCATCCCCCCAACCCTCAATCCTATTGTGTATGCATTTAGGACCCAAGACCTCAGGCTGGGCTTCCAGAAGTTGCTTCTGCCaagtaaaaagaataaatga